In the genome of Pichia kudriavzevii chromosome 4, complete sequence, one region contains:
- a CDS encoding uncharacterized protein (PKUD0D01020; similar to Saccharomyces cerevisiae YDR028C (REG1) and YBR050C (REG2); ancestral locus Anc_3.258) → MSQEVFNEGPTTSQHIESRDDSHFQSTTFKLKRTRSMGLLDNFITPQSSTPCGGNSSRSRDEIDHACNPTQRSIPNSKLTSGSFIPQESLNKLNLQKDAAPIHVRYRPISLPSQPSSLTNNANTSCSHYMNRNLKVNSPQSFQSDDFSDDYNNSEDSVSSQSSVSLIPKHQLKRKQQQQQQQQQQQQQQHQQHQDRYRSDNEKNKNSDDYDDHLHHHQDLTNLLHDDIDVKDAPDKHVDYLTHKWAEDEISKSWKYVTLRRSAVADSARLENASWRTWAQTRSNLKTISPEELNWSKDTDVTWLYGPVIESQSIKLNRNHQNGSGNSLNFDNTNHSSNTDSYHSEMTNAGHTNHNNDDKTNKVNNNSSRSSSSSCDNNTETDTIRSSHGGSGFKNTDNNANIPGNENYSLLSNNNNNETNSNPNPSGEHLKSILKKKSKVEKMIGGSSYSRLQHLLENRERKNSSDDYYSSPNLEPTTPIYNQKCSPIDSTSNLSNNLSFNFSNSNSNSTITSNKVLPMKIKSSLKNSLLNIKEKNDSNQSIGKKEKHIHFNLRVDQCIALENGDDSGVEDLDNDKIPSISKYMDNEYESTKSYESDNDDSDGDDEHDDNDNGNYDNDNEDDEYDYDDDDDEGFVLKPTLHSFSGTGDMTTIAPLPSTVLKFASDDEMTEPVRHSSSQDRLFTTSHNTKTNRGYDYYYDYNTVYSNNSNPLVYSTPNADVEMVDVPKDFQLGAEPEFSQSVSPSTSTTVNNSPDQQMYDVPLALQQTRSDSSSYDNSSFPNSDSDGYFYYDYDRFNEGLSLKRSASIGSHHGSSQSVSSIKVGLSGLDLTSTGLRASTGLGSKPQLCQMAGLQTSQSNLHSKESGSSFGENQAPKDMKRKFIFDDSEDSFSDNNRMDVDEIVSAVKSNSSIGSLADINRQFSGLTRRNFGLNNQAKSGFSFGSDSDSESSQ, encoded by the coding sequence ATGTCTCAAGAGGTTTTCAATGAGGGTCCCACAACGTCTCAACATATCGAGTCTCGAGACGATTCCCACTTCCAATCAACCACATTCAAACTGAAGAGAACTAGGTCGATGGGACTGTTGGACAACTTCATAACCCCTCAAAGTTCAACTCCGTGTGGTGGCAATTCAAGTCGTTCTCGTGATGAAATTGACCATGCTTGCAACCCCACCCAGAGAAGCATCCCCAACTCGAAATTGACTAGCGGATCGTTCATACCGCAGGAATCCCTCAACAAGTTGAACCTACAAAAAGATGCAGCTCCCATTCATGTTAGGTACAGGCCGATTTCTCTTCCCTCTCagccttcttctttaactAATAATGCCAACACTTCTTGCTCTCATTACATGAACCGGAATTTAAAGGTAAATTCCCCACAGAGCTTCCAAAGTGACGATTTCTCAGATGATTACAACAACTCCGAGGACTCGGTCTCCTCCCAATCATCTGTATCTCTAATACCGAAACATCAactcaaaagaaaacagcaacaacaacaacaacaacaacaacaacagcaacagcaacaccaGCAACACCAGGACCGATATCGTTCAGATAAtgagaagaacaaaaattcagatgattatgatgatcatctccatcatcatcaagaCTTGACTAACCTATTGCATGACGATATAGATGTCAAAGACGCTCCAGACAAACATGTCGATTACTTGACTCATAAATGGGCAGAAGACGAGATCTCCAAATCTTGGAAGTACGTCACCTTAAGAAGGAGCGCTGTTGCAGATTCCGCCAGGTTGGAGAATGCGTCCTGGAGAACATGGGCCCAAACTCGTTCCAACCTTAAAACCATCTCGCCAGAAGAATTGAACTGGTCAAAGGACACGGACGTCACATGGTTATACGGTCCGGTGATTGAGTCTCAATCTATCAAATTGAATAGAAATCACCAAAATGGTTCCGGCAACTCTTTAAATTTTGACAATACGAATCATAGCTCAAATACAGATTCATATCACTCTGAAATGACTAATGCTGGACATACAAATCATAATAATGATGACAAGACTAACAAAGTTAACAACAATAGTAGTAGGagtagtagtagtagtTGTGATAATAATACAGAAACTGATACTATTAGGAGTAGTCATGGTGGTAGTGGGTTTAAGAATACTGATAATAACGCCAATATACCtggaaatgaaaattaCTCTTTACTAagcaataataataataacgaaacaaattcaaatccAAACCCTAGCGGTGAACAtttaaaatcaattttaaagaaaaaatcaaaagtgGAAAAGATGATTGGTGGTTCAAGTTATTCAAGGTTGCAGCATTTATTGGAAAACCGTGAACGTAAGAATTCAAGCGATGATTATTATTCTTCGCCGAATCTCGAGCCAACAACACCAATCTACAATCAAAAGTGCAGTCCAATTGACTCAACATCCAACTTGTCTAATAACTTATCgttcaatttctcaaactcAAACTCAAACTCCACTATAACTTCAAACAAAGTTTTACCaatgaaaatcaaatcatcgTTAAAGAACTCCTTGTTGAACATAAAGGAGAAGAATGActcaaatcaatcaattggaaagaaggagaaacaCATACATTTCAATTTGCGTGTTGATCAATGTATCGCTTTAGAGAATGGAGATGATTCAGGCGTCGAAGATTTGGATAATGACAAAATTCCCTCAATTTCTAAGTATATGGATAACGAATATGAAAGTACAAAAAGCTATGAGTCGGATAATGATGATAGTGATGGAGATGACGAAcatgatgataatgataacGGCAATTACGACAACGACAATGAGGACGACGAATATGACTAcgacgatgacgatgatgaaggaTTCGTCCTCAAGCCAACATTGCATTCCTTCTCTGGAACAGGTGACATGACCACCATTGCTCCATTGCCCTCAACGGTACTAAAATTTGCAAGTGATGACGAAATGACAGAACCTGTAAGACATTCAAGTTCACAGGATAGATTATTCACAACTAGCCATAATACGAAAACTAATAGAGGTTACGATTATTATTATGACTACAATACAGTTTATAGTAACAACTCAAACCCTCTTGTTTATTCTACCCCGAATGCAGATGTTGAAATGGTGGATGTTCCGAAAGATTTTCAGCTGGGTGCAGAGCCAGAATTTTCTCAGTCTGTTTCTCCATCAACGTCAACAACGGTAAACAATTCACCAGATCAACAGATGTATGATGTCCCATTAGCGTTGCAGCAAACACGATCAGATAGCTCAAGTTATGATAACTCTTCATTCCCAAATAGTGATAGCGATGGTTACTTCTACTATGATTATGATAGGTTCAATGAAGgtttgtctttgaagagAAGTGCCAGTATTGGATCACACCATGGCTCCTCACAGTCTGTATCATCAATCAAGGTTGGGCTAAGTGGATTGGATTTGACAAGTACAGGGTTGCGTGCATCCACAGGTTTAGGCTCTAAGCCGCAATTGTGCCAAATGGCTGGACTTCAAACAAGCCAATCAAATTTGCACTCGAAAGAGTCAGGTTCTTCTTTTGGCGAAAATCAAGCACCGAAGGACATGAAGAGAAAATTcatttttgatgattccGAAGACAGTTTTTCTGACAATAACCGTATGGATGTTGATGAGATCGTTAGTGCTGTGAAGTCTAACTCCTCAATTGGTAGTTTGGCGGACATTAATCGTCAATTCTCGGGCTTGACCAGGAGGAACTTTGGTCTGAACAATCAAGCTAAATCAGGATTTAGCTTTGGTAGTGATTCAGATAGTGAATCTTCGCAATAA
- a CDS encoding uncharacterized protein (PKUD0D01030; similar to Saccharomyces cerevisiae YIL124W (AYR1); ancestral locus Anc_2.238): MKTVLITGCSSGIGYQLALEFAKRGYLVFACARSIGPLQELASKYPENIIPFTLDISSLDSINRGYEFVKFQLEERKLDGLDVLYNNAGSSCTFPAIDVPDQALVQCLEVNIAGHVRMTHAFSRLVIARKGTIAFTGSAAGYCPFPWGSVYGASKAAIGQYASILAFELEPFDVKVKHFITGGVKTNIADKRPLPEDSIYNIESMRVAFEERQKFAERNNPLPADVYAKQAVDAIEKGWRSTVDVYLGTWRSLPRIVAIVPRWLILAIFRVKFHLHSVWRELRHLKSD; this comes from the coding sequence ATGAAGACTGTATTAATTACTGGTTGTTCGTCAGGGATTGGGTATCAATTGGCGCTTGAATTTGCAAAACGTGGTTATCTGGTTTTCGCATGTGCACGATCTATTGGGCCATTGCAAGAGCTAGCGTCCAAGTACCCAGAAAACATCATTCCATTTACGCTGGACATTTCATCCCTTGATTCAATCAACCGAGGATATGAATTTGTGAAATTCCAACTTGAGGAACGGAAACTCGACGGTCTCGACGTTTTGTATAACAATGCTGGCTCCTCTTGTACGTTCCCAGCAATCGACGTGCCTGACCAGGCACTAGTTCAGTGTTTGGAAGTTAATATTGCAGGACATGTACGCATGACACATGCGTTTTCACGTTTGGTTATTGCCAGAAAGGGTACAATTGCATTTACGGGATCTGCAGCGGGATATTGTCCGTTCCCTTGGGGATCAGTATATGGCGCTTCCAAGGCAGCAATTGGTCAGTATGCGTCAATTTTAGCATTTGAATTGGAACCTTTTGATGTGAAGGTCAAGCATTTTATCACCGGCGGGGTGAAGACAAATATTGCCGACAAGCGACCATTGCCTGAAGATAGTATTTACAACATTGAATCAATGAGAGTGGCCTTTGAGGAAAGACAGAAGTTTGCCGAGCGTAACAATCCGTTACCGGCTGATGTCTATGCCAAGCAGGCGGTTGATGCGATTGAGAAGGGCTGGAGATCAACTGTTGACGTCTACTTGGGTACATGGAGATCGTTGCCAAGAATTGTAGCTATTGTTCCTAGATGGCTAATATTGGCTATTTTCAGGGTGAAGTTTCATTTGCACAGTGTTTGGAGAGAACTTCGTCATCTAAAGAGTGACTAG